One genomic region from Oryzias melastigma strain HK-1 linkage group LG19, ASM292280v2, whole genome shotgun sequence encodes:
- the mrps33 gene encoding 28S ribosomal protein S33, mitochondrial yields the protein MAGLSNYALRMARLSSRIFGEVAHPTDAKSLKVVQLFQEPPMAKRKEVYDWYPQHKIYYAMTQKLRYMGLFRDEHEDFKEEMRRLRKLRGKGTPKKGEGKRATKKK from the exons ATGGCAGGTTTGTCCAACTACGCCCTGCGGATGGCGAGACTCAGCTCCCGAATCTTCGGGGAAGTTGCCCATCCCACAGACGCCAAGTCGCTGAAggtggtccagttgttccaggAGCCTCCAATGGCTAAGAGGAAGGAGGTGTACGACTGGTACCCGCAGCACAAGATCTACTACGCCATGACCCAGAAGCTCCGCTACATGGGTCTGTTCAG AGACGAGCACGAGGACTTCAAGGAGGAGATGCGGCGTCTGAGGAAGCTGAGAGGGAAGGGGACGCCCAAAAAGGGGGAGGGAAAACGTGCCACCAAGAAGAAGTGA